Within Clostridia bacterium, the genomic segment GTATAAAATGGAAAGGTCGGCGAGATGATGGTAAGAAAGGCGACAGCGATTATTTTACTGTTAATCGCAGGATTAGGTTTTTTGTTCCCTCGGGGGTCAATGGCAGCAGAGGATAAGATAAGTGTCTATAACATCAGGATGTTTACCACTGATATGGTACTCAATGCGCCTATAAACGAACTGTACTACTGGCTCGAGCTAAGGCCGGGGATAAATCCCACGCGGGCCCTTTTGGATCTCTGGTATTCTTGTTCGGAAACGATTCTGCGCGAGAACTCTTCGATTACGGTGAGCCTGAATGGAAGGCCCCTGAGCAGTCGCCGTCTGTTTAAAGAGGGGAACGGCCCCACGAACTGGCAGGTAGCACTTCCGGTGGAGCTCCTTAAAGAAGGGTTTAATGAGATAAAGATCTCTACCAGCCAGAGAAGCACCGAGAACACATGTCAGGATGTGGATAACAAGGCAAACTGGGTCGTTATCCTTAACAGTTCTGTGGTTCACCTGGAACAAAGCATCAGAAAAGCGCGTCTGAGCGATTATCCATACCCTTTTATGAATCATCTGGCCGGCCCTCCGGTTCAATCTGTATGGTATCTCAAGCCGGAGCCAGAAGCCGAACACATCGAAGCAATGCTGGAACTGGCTGCGGATTGGGGGAAAAGGCTTGGGGGAGGCAGCCTGGAAAGATTCAGGGTTAGCACCGGTCCGCCAGCCGAGGGGGGAAATCAGTTGCTCATCGGTGCCGGATATCCTCCTGAAACGGAGCCGGGAAAGGCAACGGAAGAAAAAAGCACCGGCTATCTCGCCCTTCGACCCAACGGAGAGGGTTTTTACCGCCTTGTGATCGCGGGTAGCGGTGATGAAGGTTTAAAGAAGGCGGTACGGGCTCTTGCAACTGACCTTATACGCCAAACAGAAGAAGATGAGCTTTTTATCCGCCATGTCCTCCCCCCGGAAAAACAAAAGCAACGCCGTGAAGGAGAACGGAGCTTAACCTTGAATGATCTCGGTTATTCGGAAATAAAGCTGGCCGGAGCCTTTCACCAGCGAACTACGATAACGGTTCGAAGACCTCCGGGGTGGGCCGTCGGTCCGGGCTCTTATGTGCAACTTTACTTCCGGCATTCCTCGCTGCTCAATCCCAGCCGCTCGGCGGTTACCATTTATGTCAACGGGCGTCCTTTGAAGAGCTTGGCGCTCAATGCCGGCAATGCCGAGAAGGGTGAGCTGAAGGCTTTTATACCCCGTGATGAGCTTGACAAAGCAGAATGGAATATCGAGTTTGCCTTCTACCACGACATCGGGACAGCCGACTGCTCGAAGAAATACGAGGAGGTAGCCTGGTCGGTTATTGAGAAGGAGACCAGCGTTTATCTGGCTCCCGGCAAAAGCTACTATGTCGCGCGGTGGGCCGACTTCCCATATTTTGACCTCGG encodes:
- a CDS encoding cellulose biosynthesis cyclic di-GMP-binding regulatory protein BcsB, which produces MAAEDKISVYNIRMFTTDMVLNAPINELYYWLELRPGINPTRALLDLWYSCSETILRENSSITVSLNGRPLSSRRLFKEGNGPTNWQVALPVELLKEGFNEIKISTSQRSTENTCQDVDNKANWVVILNSSVVHLEQSIRKARLSDYPYPFMNHLAGPPVQSVWYLKPEPEAEHIEAMLELAADWGKRLGGGSLERFRVSTGPPAEGGNQLLIGAGYPPETEPGKATEEKSTGYLALRPNGEGFYRLVIAGSGDEGLKKAVRALATDLIRQTEEDELFIRHVLPPEKQKQRREGERSLTLNDLGYSEIKLAGAFHQRTTITVRRPPGWAVGPGSYVQLYFRHSSLLNPSRSAVTIYVNGRPLKSLALNAGNAEKGELKAFIPRDELDKAEWNIEFAFYHDIGTADCSKKYEEVAWSVIEKETSVYLAPGKSYYVARWADFPYFDLGETGKSQRVALWLSEHPSASELTLAALLAARVGQVYGNGIEWKVYMGGKQFPKNEHCLFVIARNNKLASIAEGIEGLPIKPEAGGSFAISPDYHITPDYLEKNTICQVVGGKDGALYYIISSPDDEGIETLISIFSSPERMARLEGEVALVSREGRIINLNPEKEVSEPSALFRLPIKLPSVGNNSAAYVYIAVMLVVLLGMGATLWLVRTRTR